The Musa acuminata AAA Group cultivar baxijiao unplaced genomic scaffold, Cavendish_Baxijiao_AAA HiC_scaffold_61, whole genome shotgun sequence nucleotide sequence TTCATCCACAAATAGTTAGCATAGTTACAACTTTGTGTAGGTTCgtaaggacttgtaaaagagcaAATAGATTAGCTCGAAAGCAAATGATggataagtcccgacgtctcacaaACAACTACTTACTAGGTACTAGGCGTGTTGGCAAGGTCCCGTAGGCTTAACGTACAAACTTGTGAATCCAATCAACGTCCAACACTATCTCATATCCCCATCCCACCAAATACCACCCTCGAGATTCCAAGGTACTAAGATGACTAATATTTTTCTTCACACCGTAGCCTATAAAAAATAGTCTGTGGCATGTAAAAACTAAGTCATTTTGGGATAACTTTACTTATTCTGATGAACAATCTATTTTCACttacagttttgaagcaaaacgcACAAAAACAATACAAATATATTTACTAGTAAGATTGAGATATTCTGTAAAATTACCAAAAATTCCAAAAGAAAAACATCAGCAAAAATTCCAGAGGGAAATTTGTTATGTAGGTTTCCAACATAACCATATCCAACACATCCAAAACATTTGATGCTTCACAAATTCACATACAATACACAAGACCAAAACCCACCTTGTGTGCTTACTTACCAAAAGCCACCAATATGTTTGCTGCCATGGCTATTTTGTCATATGAAAACAACAATACATTCTGGAGATTAAGTGCCAATATTAACATGATTTTTACATTTTTGACAAACCAACAAAGCTGAATACTTAAATGAGTAATGACAACTCCAGACATGAGGCATTTTTTTCACTCGAGTACAACTGCACCTAAACGACCCAGAACCAAGAAACTATTGAACCAGTAGCCAGGCCAATCACTAGGAACAGAACGATAACGATCCCTGCAGTCTCGGAGTGCTGTATCGGCACAGATTTGGGTGCAAGAATCATCAGCACTGAAGTAAGATACCCATTTGTTAGTCCCAAAAGGCATGTCAGAATTGTGACTGGGATTTCTGTGCGGAAGAATTTGGGGCCATGCAAGCAACCAAGGAAAAGCGGATAAAAGAGAAGCCTTCCGACACAGCAAGCAACTGCAACATTAGTATTCTCAAGAAGATAGACTGCGGTCAGAGACTTGCCGACCAGATCAAATACATTGTATCCAGCAATGAGAATAATTGAATACCAATCCTTGAGGACATCAGAGTGAACATCCTCGGTGATGTATCCCGGGAATATGGAAAGTGTAACAATGTAGATGAGGGAGATCCCAAAACCAGACCATTTGATCCGTCCCACGATGTGCCACAAGGTTGACCTCCATGCGGATCCACTCTTGGGACCCTTCTCATTCCTCTCTTCTTTCATAGCCTGTCCTTTGATATCTTTGTAGTATTGGACAACAGGAAGCCTGTCTGCtatattatagcaaacaatacagATGGCCATCACCACAATGCTGACGATGAAGTAAAGGTTTGCACTTTTTCTTAACCCACTATCATCTTGTGGATAAATGGCTTTGGTAATTACTCTCAAAGCTGACACAAGTACCCCTGTATAAAGCAGATTCATAGCATCAAAAGTTGGTTTCATATGCAAAAAGTCCCAAGATAAGGAAAATCCACACGATAATCTGTTTGATGAACTTACATATTCATGTAAACTTTGGAATACTAAGATTCACCACACAACACCACAATCACCACACTATGTCAACAACAGGAGGTCCCAAACATTTGCGGCCTGCTATATTAATCTTTTTCCACCATATGATTTAAtaccacataaaaaaaaaaaaaccatcatcTCCAACATCCAAAATGCTATCTTCAAGTTTATGAAGTGTCTGAGAGTTCTATGTCTCTGAAGACATTACTAAGAACAGATCCAGTTCTGGTTAGTTATGGCTTGCATCTGAGCTGACATCATAATTGGCTTGATTAAGCTGAATTGAGAGAAACCTCCATGGTAATCTggattcaaatgttttagcaaattTACTTTGGAAGGGCATCGAGTTAATACTCCATGCTTCTTCAAACCCATGCTTTTCCTTTTCCAATTTACTTTGGCAATGTTTTAGGCTTTTAGCGAATTTACTTGGGGGCTTAAGAATTAATTTCCTTCAAAATCCCTTTAGTGGATGGTGGAAGATTATTTGAATTTTGAGTCACTCAACTTTAAGGTGAAATTTTACTAACCAATTATAATTTTTTCAGATTTCTAGATCTATCCTATGATTTAAAGATTGCAATTGAAAATTCCTGAAAATAACTGTTACCTATATTTTAACCATCTTCATTCAATACCCGTCCCTGATGAAAGTTTGAACCAAAGCAAATATTAGCTCTTCAGGATAATTAAGTAATTATGGATTTAAAGAACAATTCAGACATCAAGGATGCATTAGCTACAGGGACAACTATTGAGGTTTAAAGTGCCCACAACTAAGAAGTATATGAAAAGGAAGGCGGCTAAGGAGAAAGAAAATCAGAGGTAGAAGGAAAATTAAACACaacaataagaaaaagaaatccacaaaactGA carries:
- the LOC135654369 gene encoding equilibrative nucleotide transporter 1-like is translated as MGGSGEDERTGLLVSAAGDEESPSKAVVAAPKDVFHVAYAVYFTLGAGFLLPWNAFITAVDYFSYLYPDAPVDRVFSVSYMLTCLLFLLVIVGWAHLSSAPLRINAGLALFVVSLLIVPVMDAAYVRGVRGLYASYDVTVGAVVLSGIADALVQGGVIGSAGELPERYMQAVVAGTAASGVLVSALRVITKAIYPQDDSGLRKSANLYFIVSIVVMAICIVCYNIADRLPVVQYYKDIKGQAMKEERNEKGPKSGSAWRSTLWHIVGRIKWSGFGISLIYIVTLSIFPGYITEDVHSDVLKDWYSIILIAGYNVFDLVGKSLTAVYLLENTNVAVACCVGRLLFYPLFLGCLHGPKFFRTEIPVTILTCLLGLTNGYLTSVLMILAPKSVPIQHSETAGIVIVLFLVIGLATGSIVSWFWVV